AATCTGTTTAATAATGCCATTTATGCCTGCGTAAAGGGGTGCACGATTACAGTTGCAACGCAACGTGTCAGTGACGAGCAGATTTCGGTCACTGTGAGTGACACCGGAATAGGTATCAGGCCCGAAAATTTAGATCATATCTTTGAGCCGTTTTTTACCACCAAACCAGAGGTTAAAGGAACGGGTCTTGGACTTGCGGTCAGCTACGGAATAATCAAAAAACATGGTGGCCGAATTGAGGTGAAAAGTGAAGTTGATAAAGGTACGAGCTTTGTTGTAATCCTAACCATTGAGGGAGTGAAAGATGTCTAATTTCTCGATTTTGTTGGTCGATGATGAAGCGATCATTTTAAACGCAGTTGGCACCGATCTCCGCCAGGAAAAATATGAGGTCACGACGGCAAACGGCGGCCAAGAGGCTCTACAGCTTATTGCCAAACAGCACTTTGATTTAATCGTTACAGACCTCGTAATGACAGGAGTTGATGGGCTCGATGTTTTGAAGGAGGTAAAAAGACTAAATGATTTAACCTGCGTAATTATTCTTACTGGCTATGGAAACGTAACAACTGCCATTGACGCCCTCAGACTTGGTGCAGATGACTACCTGTTAAAACCATGTGATTCGGACGAACTGATTATTCGTATTGAACGTTGTCTGGAAAAGACTAAACTGGCAAGAGAGCTCGTAGAGCAAAATGAACAGCTTGCTAGGAGTGAGCGGCATAAGGCCTTGTTGCTGAACTCAACCGCAGAAGGGATTTACGGTCTGGATCTTCATGGTAAAACGACGTTTATCAACCCTGCTGCCGAAAAAATGCTGGGCTATAGAGCAGCAGAAATTATTGCCAAAAACAATCACGCCCTCATTCACCACACCAGAAAGGATGGCTCGGCCTATCCGGAGGAGGAGTGCCAGATGCTTGCCGCCATCGTAAAAGATGAAAAATGCCTGGTAACTGACGAAGTGATGTGGCGTAAAAATGGAACCAGTTTTCCGGTAGAGTATTCAAGCACCCCGATTCATCAAGATGATGAAGTTGTGGGTGCTGTTGTGATTTTTTCAGATGTAACTGAAAAAAAGAGTCAGCTAGAGCAGCAGCGCATACAGGAGAATCATCTCAGGCAGCTGGAAAAATTCCAAAGCCTGACCGCTATGGCCTCAGGTATTGCCCACAATTTTAATAATATTCTCATGGCGGTGCTGGGCAACCAGGAACTTGCCCTGGAGACAATGCCGGCACAGCAAAAAGAACGGAAGTTTATTGAAGCGGCCTTTAAGGCGTCGCAACGGGCCGCCAAGATTTCGACACTGATGCTGCAATTTGTTGGGCAGATACCCATCGAAGATCGGCAAATACGGGTGACTGAACTGCTGCCGGAGATCCTTGCCATTCTCC
This is a stretch of genomic DNA from Desulfobulbaceae bacterium. It encodes these proteins:
- a CDS encoding response regulator; its protein translation is MSNFSILLVDDEAIILNAVGTDLRQEKYEVTTANGGQEALQLIAKQHFDLIVTDLVMTGVDGLDVLKEVKRLNDLTCVIILTGYGNVTTAIDALRLGADDYLLKPCDSDELIIRIERCLEKTKLARELVEQNEQLARSERHKALLLNSTAEGIYGLDLHGKTTFINPAAEKMLGYRAAEIIAKNNHALIHHTRKDGSAYPEEECQMLAAIVKDEKCLVTDEVMWRKNGTSFPVEYSSTPIHQDDEVVGAVVIFSDVTEKKSQLEQQRIQENHLRQLEKFQSLTAMASGIAHNFNNILMAVLGNQELALETMPAQQKERKFIEAAFKASQRAAKISTLMLQFVGQIPIEDRQIRVTELLPEILAILRPQIPSRIELVCEGDDDVVIKGDTGMFQQVIVNLVTNSLEALGEQEGTIRLHYGQKYYSEKELKLPHMQRELPPGEYVFIEVIDTGPGMSSTELARAFEPFFTTKFTGRGMGLAAILGIMRIHKGVISLSSLRGKGLTATVLFPAETPEAMLKKGRPAGTPVESSFSGMVLLVDDEPLLRNLGQELLKTIGFEVLVAADGAEALEIFAKNAKTIKLIVLDFAMPRLNGLETLKRIREMSKVEAIISTGYIVDQIADQFENIENVAFLQKPFTLSGLKTKIREILSPTISA
- a CDS encoding ATP-binding protein — encoded protein: AALDEEDVQLVDMAVAECERRKELIISLQDFNRPTSGRLAPMDIHASINSILLLIKKECKEKGIALEIRYAQDIPQIKAVSDQIKQVLLNLFNNAIYACVKGCTITVATQRVSDEQISVTVSDTGIGIRPENLDHIFEPFFTTKPEVKGTGLGLAVSYGIIKKHGGRIEVKSEVDKGTSFVVILTIEGVKDV